The DNA window AAAAATACTCATTTGCACGTGTAAAAATGTTGCCAGTCAGTGGTGCTTTCCATACTCAACTTATGGAATCAGCAGCAGAACCTTTATCTGAAGTCCTCAAATCAATTAACATTCAACCACCTCTTATCCCTGTCTATTCAAATGTGAACAGCAAGAGATACAAACAGCCCAAACACATCCAAGATTTGTTAGTGGAGCAGTTGGTTTCACCAGTGAAATGGGAACAAACAATGCATGTCATCTATGAAAGGAAACAAGGAATAAGTTTTCCTTTAACGTATGAAGTTGGACCTGGGAAGCAACTAGGAACAATCCTAAAAAGCTGCAATCTGAAGGCCTGGAGAttctataaaaacattgacatttcagaagaggaagaaaactaagaagaaaacacaaatatgCCTTTAAGAAAAGTTTTCATGGTAAATTCTGCTCTTGTTCGCTGTCTGATGTTATGGActtattattaatgataaatcGATTTATTATAAATCTTGGTAGCATTTGTAGAATACATAATAAAACCCCTGTTGTTGAAGACACAGTTATAAGGTATGTTGACATTTGcttcctctagaacagtggtccccaaacttgggcctccagatgttcttggactacaactcccagaagccttcaccaccacctctgctggccaggatttctgtgctTAGAACTACTGTGCTTAGAAGAATTGTTAACATGTGAGCAAAAGTTCTACTCTGAGCCATTCTGAGCCTTCCTTCTACAGATAGATAGATTTGCTTACAAACCTCTGCCACGGGGCAATCTGTTATGTATCTTAAGACAAAGTTTTTTAATAAACTGCCCAAAGTTTTAAGCAGACTACAATCTCAGAAAGTGGTGTGAAATTAACCAAGCAGAAATGGTTCTGAGAAGAGGCTGGAAGGGAAACCACAATGAAAACATATGTAATATGCTGTATCTTTTTGGATGAAGGGTGGGATATGAATTTGATGAATAACAGGTACCGGAAGTTGGTAGATAATTTTTGCCAATGTGATACAAAAGAAACTTTTTGCAGAGAAAggataacaagaaaaaaaatgtatgccAGAGTCTATAACAAAACTGCCAGGTCAGgtttaaaaaggattaaacattAAAGAATAGTGGATTAGAGAACCTTTCTAGCAGTATTTGAAGCTGTCTTCTGGAAAAGTACAACAGCAGTgtgtaatgttttttaaaaatattgttgttagctttgCTGGTACATGTTGATAGGCATGCACAAGCCAAAACATTAGGAGTCAAATTCTAACAGGAGCCGTATGGCCTCTTGAAGGGCCCTGGCATATTCAAAGTGGGTCACAACaaagttttattctgtttttctgttcatCTGTTTGCATCAATTCCTTGTTTGACAGAGGCTATAGAACTTGAGAAGAGCTCCTGAAAGGGCTGtcgccaaaacaaacaaaaaggttgaaaatggctaGTGCTATACATTTATTTgtaaaatcacagattttttaatttcaggaagaAATGTATTATAATTATTAAATCTAAGTCATTAAATAATTAATGATTATTGAATTGTAAATATAAGTAGATAAATACATATACCTATAAATAATTATGCTATTCCTATTATacacaacccaccaaatatggACTGGATTTAGTTATCAGGTCATTCCCAAGGACCTACAGTATTCGTAGGTAGTTCCTTAAACTATGTGGTGTTCCAAGTAAGAACTGGTGTATGATGATCTCATTTACACCTAGAGTGCAAAGATGAGTTTTCTAGGTCTTCAGTATTGCAACTAAAGCACCAATTACAACTGGAACAATAATAgtattattatttcagtttaGGTTTGTTGCTTCCAGTCTTTCAAAACAGGTACATAATTTTAGCATGCTTTTTATTTATGCAATTTATTTATGAATGTGAATTTCATGTGCAAAACTGCCTGCAGGAAAACAAAGTATCGGTTGTCACCTGAATTTTATTTTGGCAGACAGCAACAACTTTTAGCATGCTTTATTAAGAAATCCAAGAAAGAATAGATACTCACAAACTTCGACTTCACAGGTCAGCGAGTCAAAAACTGAGAGCTTCTTTCCCTCCTACTCTGTTATGGAATTCCGGAAGACTTTACGAAGCCTCAGCCTGAGTAGTACTTTCAGAGGTTTTATGAGATCCATTAGTTTGGAGTGGCCTTTGGTGCTCAGTGGTAAGGTGGGAAAGGGTAGGGAAGCTTTTGTGACTTTCATTCAGTTTTGTTTGTTCCTGACCCAGCCTTCAAGGTAAGTcaagaaaaaaatctaaatgacAGTGTGAGAAAGGTGTCTCATTAGATATCCAGGTCAATAATATGATATGGTTTTGTGACAATGGCTGCAGCCTATTTAACTTGGAGATATTTATGTAACATGGCACAGGATTCTAACCAGTGTATGGGAGTCTTAATCAGTGCTCTGCATTGGTGAGAAAGGAAAATAGGCATAGTTGCCACAATGAAACTGTCAGTAGACATAGTTGCCACAATGAAACTGTCAGTAATGATTCTGAAACTAGAGATTCTCTACCAAGTTACAGGTACAAATTCCACTCTCAATGTGTGTAAACATTAGCTGCAGTAAAGTTAAAAGGTCTTTGTGTCCTTTATCATAAGGGTGTGGCCTAATGTCAGCTTCATGTTTAAATTTCCGCTGATAAGCAGATAGATGGTAATAAGCAAGGTGCGGTCTTtcgattcttttttttttaaggtgctgcTTGAGCCTGGGTTTTGTTGCTATACTGGATTATATATGGCAACAAATTACTGCAagtcttaaaatgtattttctaaaatttggaagtttttttttttaattaaaggtgGGAATCATGTAGTTTGGGGCCATGTGTGGGCTCCAAGGTCATTTGTGACTTTCAGAGCCCCAGAGAGGGGCATCCTGCATTTGTTCTATAATTCCCACATATCTTTACAttatcatgtttccccaaaaataagacagggtcttatattaatttttgctccaaaaaacgcattaaggcttattttcaggggattttttttcatctacaacaatctacatttattcaaatacagtcatgccatcctctggttgctgcacagtggtggagggcagggtttgacttcactggggcttattttgggggtaggccttgtattacgagcatcctgaaaaatcatactaggccttatttttaggttaggtcttattttaagaGAAAGAGGGTATCTAGGGGGCACAGCTCTCTATTGTTTtagcaaaacaatttttaaaaatttgctttgtTTGAAAGTTGAAAATGCGTGTGCGGTGGGTGGGATACAGTTTGATGAGTAGAGATGACATAGTTGTTTCCTGTTTCATGCAGAAAAAAATCCTCCCTCTGCTCACCATTTAATACAGTTTTGCTGTCATGGTTTATCATCTCttgcttgtgtgtttgtttatacAACAATGTACAcagatttatatactgtatatataagtaTCCATGTGCAAAGCAGTCAATTCTTTATGCAACCAAAATAGCACTATCCATATATAGAGGAGAAAATAGGGAACAGCCTTGGAGGTACCCCCAAATATCTGGAAGATACCATGTGAGGGAAAGCTGTTTTAGTATGTAGATAGTTCTAATACAGGGGgaagtggtggtgctgcaggttaaaccacagaagcctctgtgctgcagggtcagaagaccagcagtcgtaagatcaaatccatgcaacagagtgagctcccatcacttgtcccagctcctgccaacctagcagtttgaaagtatgtaaatgcgagtagataaacaggtaccaccatggtgggaaggtaatggtgttcggtgtctagttgtgctggccacgtgaccacggaaaatgtctacggacaaacgctggctctgcagcttggagacggggatgagtaccgcgccctggagtcagacacgattggactaaatatcaagggaaaCGTTTACCTTTACATAGTTCTAATACAGTAGAACTTCGTGATTCGCTAAACAATCTGgatcagagtgctgtcctctgaagatgccagccacagagactggcaaaacgttaggaagaacaaccttcagaacacagccaaagagcccgaaaaacccacaacaaccattagattccggcattgaaagccttcgtgaacacattacagtggtgcctcacttaacgagcgcactgtataacgaagaatccgcatagcgatccctttttgggaaacatcgctggaggggtaagttttggcgcctattggaacgcattaaactaagtttaatgcgttccattaggcttttcctgccccgtacagcgatgttttcgcatagcgaaggttaatccggaacggattaacctcgctatgcggggcaccactgtaaatctggATTTTTTTCAGTAGCTATTTCAGAAAGCTGTTTTCCTATAAGCTAACTATGGAATCCTTATAAGGTGTTTTAAGTGAAATCCTTTGAAAGTGTAATtggaaatcccactgaattcaacaggATTTACTCCTAATATGCATTGCATCCCAAGTGCTTTATAACTAGAGAAAAATCTTCTAGGTCAGGGTCAGTTCATACATAATGTCAAACTGTTCTTTGGTACTAAAGAAGGGAGAATTGTGAATGAGTGCTACATTCTTCTCTGTCCGTTCTTTACAAGTAGGTCCTGCCTAATAAAACTccattctgatttacagcaaagTGCAGTTTTCCTTCACATCTAAAGCAACAAATTAGGGTTTTGTTTGTGTAGCCAAACAGGATTGCAAGTCAAGATCAAATCCAAGTTTAAAGGGCATTGTTTGCTGGGTAAAAGGAAATGGTGATCACACTGCACAAGCAACAGAGGAGGAAGAATACAAGTATAGGATCTGTTCCTATAATAAGCCATGGTTTGGCGATATATATGAAGTGACCCATAGTGAATTACTGGTGCTTCATTATGGAGAACAGTTTTATGGTTTTATATTttacgaatccgcatagcgatgcgtttttgcgatcgctaatgtgatcgcattgcgatgtttagataggccaaaaatcagctgatcggcggttccaaaatggctgctggaagaagaaaatggccacccgctccattttcgcgccctgcccttgcttaccgaggccgcgaaaatggcggccggattgggaatctttgcttaccggtgagtttttgccccataggaacgcattaaacagagttccgtttagcaatgtttccggatagcgacgttaatacaggaacggattaacgtcgctatgcggggcaccactgtacgtatcaAAGTCAAATGAACTAAATCACATACTATTCCTGTATTTTGGAGGGGAATTCATGTTCAAATGTGACCCCATTAACAAAAAGCTCTTagcataaaaaaacaaaagatcCTAGCATGTTGGAGAATACAGTGAGACCCTTTCCCTGTTATGCCAGCTCTATAAGTTTTATGTTGGATCAATGGTTGTGCCCCACCCCGGCTTTCAATTTCCAATGATACAGTCCAGGAACTACAGTATGTGATTCATCTGTATTACTCCTAACATTgcactgttttcatttttaacacTTCCACTGAAAACACATTACACGTTACATGACAATGCCCCATCAGTTATTTCATAGTTATGTATGATGTGGATAATACATAACTGTTCATCATATGTGTCCTTATTCTGCTATCATAAACAAGATATGCAGGttctaaagcaaaaaaaacaaaaacaaaacaaaacaaaaacaaagtgtgctgcttatataccaccccatagtgcttcaagcacactctgggcggtttacaagttaattatgcaggctacacattgcccccccccccagcaagctggggactcattttaccgacctcggaaggatagaaggctgagtcaaccttgagccggctacctggttCGTGagcagttttcactgcagtacagcagtttaaccactgcgccacaaggcttctAGTGAGTCAAACAACTTATAAAACCTGTTTGATCAGAGGCAATTGTTtttgttacatgttgtcaagtcaaaatcaacttatagtgacctagagagggctttcaaggtaagtatggtatttaaggagttgttttaccagttccattctccCATGGCCGAGCGGGGAACTGGACCCTATTCtgcagtcctagtccatcactctgtccattacaccacactgggtacacaGAGGCAATTGAGGAACACTGTGGTAATGCCTCTGTGAACACTGTGTTCTAATGGCCAACAATTTATCAACTGCAGTGTTTCAGAGTGGCAAATATCCTGTGTATAGGTGTGTAAATCTTGCCGAATGCCCCAGAAAAAGAACAAACTATTAATAGGAAATTGTTAAATTTGTGATTCTTCTTACATTTTGTACCACAAATCACCATCTAACTAGTATATTTGTATTGTAGCTATGCTTTTATGTGGGATAAACAGTTCCTGTCTTATGTAGTGTCATGCTGATTTCTAAGCAGGGTGGATCTgattcaaattgatttaaatcatgatatgaattttttttaaaaaatcaggactTTTAGATGATATAaacaaaaaaattgatttaaaaaattaaatcatgatttaaaatcaATGTGCTTTTTTTGAAGCACTGGTTTTTATTCattccaagtcattaataaagttGGGGTGAAAGTAAGTCCTGGAGTGAAGAGAGACGGCTGGATTCACACATATAACATGTTAGATGGATCGTGCCAAACATACATACAATGGAAGCATGCAGTAAACCAGAAAATATTATCAGaaacattaattttattcaagTCATTAAAACTgtgattttcaatttttttttacagtgcaaATATTAGCTTAAAAGAATGGCCAGCATTCCTTCCATCATCTTTCcaagttccatttttaaaaaaagcctctgcTTATGAAGTAGAACATCTTGTCAAATGTATAAAAGAAAGACTTGAATCacctttacatattttaaaacaagcagTTCAGGTAGTTATCCAGCAACAACCCCGGCAttcatatttatttccttttttaaaaaagtaaaaagcagtgACCCAGCACTAGCctacattttaaatagaaaagggGTTTTCATagacaactttaaaaaaacaaaaacaaagaaagcaaatgcCACCTCCTGGGTGAGATATACATCAGTCAGAGTCCAGCAGTGACCTTCAATGGCAATTCTTGATATTAGTTCTGGAGTCCGTAAGTGATTAGCCACCACATCAAAATAGTGAACAGGGTGGCCGGCACCCATTTCTGGCACAGGTACTTGAGAGGAACGCAAACAATCTGtttatggggagaaaaaaaatcttattaaaaACTTGAAAATAGGAGCAGAACTATTGAAAAAACACTTAGTATACTTCCAAGTTTTATCGGTTCAGGTTGCAGGACAGCAAAGGCAGCCATGACTTATATAAATTTTGGTGGGAAAAAGATCAGTAAAGAATAACTATGAGGTCATATTCTTAATTTTGCCCCTACTCTCCCAATCAAGATCAAAGCCTTTCTACTGTTAATTAAAAGGCAATCAGcctttgattttgtttactgcctAATCTAAACAGACCAAAAGTTGATGGCTGGGGAGGCAAAGGAAGTGATCAAGCAAACAGGGCTACAATCACTTGGCCTGATCTGCCATAGCATTGTTTAAGGTAAACTGTACTGGCCTTGGTCATTGCTGAAATAGAAACAGCCGCTTATATAATAAGCCATTCATGAGTGTTCCACTACAAAGAATGCAATGTATTAGGTTCGATGCAAATGATTTACATATTTCCCACTGACATAAATGTGAATATTAGTTAAGTCTGAtgccccactgatttaatgggatGTGACTGCACCTAATTTGGAAATAAATTATAATCTGGTGCTAGATTAACAGAGTAAATTAGCCCTCAGCTTGCATTTGGTCCAATCAATGCACAGTGCAGTTTTTACAATGCACATTCACTGGCAAGTGGCTTTGTGCTCCCATGGAAGACAGATTTGCTATTGTCAGAATAGTTCACGTTAAATGAGACAATGGgaaaaatcctattgcatagttTTGTGCAGCATAAACTGGACGAGGGTGTTTGAAGTTATTAGAGTGGTGTATTTTCCCATTTCAGCTTCTGAAGCTCCCTAGGGCTCTGTTTggctctggggaagcctttggggagtGGATTTTAAAATACACCAACACCAATCCAGCAGTAATTTTGTACTTTTGAAGCTCCTCCGCCATTCCAAGGCTTTCAAAGGTTGCCCTGCCTAGGGCAAAAGGAAACCCCAAGGAGTCTCAGAATCTGAAAGGTGTGTGTGGGAAGCCTTGCatcaatttatataattttttttgtctccaAGATCTGGTTTATTCCAGCAGaactgcaccaacaggatttttcCCATTGTTTCAGGCAAGTAAATCAGGCAGTATCCTAACAGCACGATGGGCCACAAACCTTTATAATTAGCCTAACTCAGTTCCAATATAAGAACAGGAGTAAACCAGCTATGAGACAAGAATGGCCATTACTTAAAAACAAATTCCTAGGCTGTACATTGAAATATAATCTAATGCACACTTCAGTTGAGAGTACCTCTCACTGAAGACTGGGTACAGGCATACTGCTTGTCTTGTCAAGTCCCAGCTTCCCTTTTGCAAACTAAAATAAATTTACCCAAACACAGtcaataatcttcttcctccacccACTGTTGTAGAAATCTTCGGAACTTTTCATAACACTTTTAAAGCAGTTCCAAAAACAAGTCTGAGAAATGCTGGCTGCCATCCTAttgagaaacaaagaaaagatgaAATTAATTGATGAGAATTTAGTTTGAATGAGCTGAAAGGAAgagctaagtacagtggtgcctcgcaagacgagcgcttcgttttacgaGGAAATCTCATAACAATGAAgttttgcaatagcaaaagcgatctcaaagcaatgttttctatggggaaatttcactttgcgatgatcggttccctgctttgggaaccgattctcgcaaaacgacgattttcctacagctgatcggcggtttcaaaagggccgctgggtaaaaaaaatggctgcccactgttttctgggacggattcctcgctgcacaggcagtgaaaatggccgcactatggaggatcttcgctggacagtgagtttcaagccataggaacgcattgatcgggttttaatgtgtttctatgggctttttaatttcactttacgatgttttcgttctacagcgattccgctggaacgaattaacatcgtaatgcgaggcaccactgtatgttttacCAGGATGAAACAAGATTTGGTACTTaaaatgggtgtgtgtttgtttcctatcataatgtttcttttttcatgtggACCAATTTTTTTACTAATGAAAAGAGGATCTTCCATGTTTATACAATTTAACACTTGTGAAATATAAAAAGTCATTTTATTAATGTAGGTTATCATCCATATTCTGAATATGGGACTCATGCATCTTGCCAGGGTGCTGGTCCCACTTGTTCTTTCAATGGTCAccagagctccactctcttcctcctTGGCTGGCCACTTCAGGAAGAGGGCAGGAGGCTGAGTGgacagctgagtgggaagagtgTAGCTCCAAGCACCACCAGTGGATCGTCCAGTCctgggggccagacccttgtttggttcagctgcacggggatattcatattcatataggTCGACTGTTATTGGTTAACTAGGTAGACCATAATACTACTTGGTATAGGTTACAATTTCCCTGAAATTGAAAGTAAAGTACACACCATGCAAGTAAAAACTATAATACTAGTATGAAAGGCTACAGTCTAGTGTACTTTCTGCTGTGCTAGATTTCTATTTGCAggaacatttttgtttattttgcataAAGAAGTCCTTTTAGAAAAAGGGCTACCTTTTAGAATTTGAAGTATACAAATAAGCATAAAACAAATCAGATGCTGAAAATCTTCCCAAGCAGGTCTTAccttttcacaagatgaaataAGGACCCCTCCAGTTTCCCACGATGTGTTCTATTATACTCGTCTCCAATTACTGCAAGCTGGCGGCCAACCTGGATCACAGCACTGCAAATGTTGAATACACATGAGGATGGCCACTCACCACAGATTTGTTCCATTGCTAAATAAATTCCCACCTACATGGCAATACAGTAAAACCTAATTCAGAGATAAGTGGctgagaaaaacaacaataaacagaATTCTGTTTGCCctgtattaaaaagaatcaaagttttagaaaaaatacagaaaagagcAGCTAAGAGCAAAATCCAATCCATGTCTATTCAAAAAGAAGTCCTATTGGCTCAAATCTTTTCCCTGTGTATGCTGGCATAACACAGTAGCAAGTTGTCTCTAACTAAGGAGTCATACATCAGACTACATTTGCAATGAAAAATACAAATGGTGACTCCTTAAGGAGCAGCTGTTTGACACAGAGATCTCTGCCATAGAGCAGAGGTCcacaacccctggtccgtggcctgagccagactgggccgcagagaaagacctccccccacccttgcatgcactccccccacacagcccctttgaGCCTGCGCCCACGCAAGCGCATCCCCATCCCTTCGCCCATGTGCACGAATGCCCCCAGGCAACGCACTGCCCTTCGCACATGCGCATGCCCACACAAGCACCCTCCCGttctttgcacatgcgcacgagtgcAGGGGGAGGCCCTGcctcccccaaccggtccacggggTTAAAAGGGTTGGGGACGACTGcaagggccaactc is part of the Pogona vitticeps strain Pit_001003342236 chromosome 5, PviZW2.1, whole genome shotgun sequence genome and encodes:
- the LOC144589485 gene encoding uncharacterized protein LOC144589485 — its product is MEDLRWTLEEAMIQTGHTSSWFLRSSYENLITAPGDEIHNSAVIQVGRQLAVIGDEYNRTHRGKLEGSLFHLVKRMAASISQTCFWNCFKSVMKSSEDFYNSGWRKKIIDCVWIVCVPLKYLCQKWVPATLFTILMWWLITYGLQN